The nucleotide sequence ATTCCCAACAGGACAATGGGGAGGACTTCAGGCCAAGGAGTTTCGGGGGATGACCGTAATGCGgtcttgagctgccgatgaagtcTTTCCACAAGGCCGTTGGATGCGGGATGGTAAGCGGTTGTTCGAATGCGGCGAGTCCCAAGAGCGTTGGTAAGGCTGTAGAAAAGCGCCGACTCGAACTGCGGGCCCCGGTCAGTGGTGATAATCGACGGGACTCCGAATCCTCCCCTCATCGCGGCATCGCGGCGCCGCTGTTGTTGAGGCGCGAGCAAAATAAACGTTCGTACACTTGCTCCCTTGCGAGCTACCAGGAAGGTTGTCTCTTACCTGTGTcgctacaactggtgacccgaacgtggaaCCCTAACGTTCCATCCGCCATTATGTCTACCAGCGATGCTCCCCCAACTGGACAAGCCTTAGCGACAACCGCAGTTACACCGGTATCCTCCATCGCCGTCAAACTTCCTCCGTATTGGGATCGCAACCCCGCGACGTGGTTTATTCAAGCGGAAGCACAGTTTCACCTCTAGCGACACAGGTAGCGACACAGGTAAGAGACAACCTTCCTGGTAGCTCGCAAGGGAGCAAGTGTACGAACGTTTATTTTGCTCGCGCCTCAACAACAGCGGCGCCGCGATGCCGATGGCAAAGCCGCCACAAATTCCCCCCCTCCTAGCGCGTCGCTGGAAGGCGACGGGTGCGGACCAGGTTTTTGGACCAGCTCACGGAACGGCGTATGGTCGATGGAGGGGATAAGCCTGGGCCGGGCGAGGAATTTGAGAGGGCGGGTTCGGGAGGTCGATGGAGGTCGAGGTTGATAGAGGTCGAGGGAGGTGGATGGGTGTCGAGAAAAGCAGGCTTTAGGCGCTCGATGCTGACATTTTCCTCTTTCCCGTTGACGAGAACGGTGTAATAGCTGGCCGCTCGGCTCAAAACGCGATGCGGGCCGGTGTAGGGGTGCTGCAGAGGTTTTCGCACTCTATCACAGCGAAGGAAAACGTGTGTAGAGCTGCACAGGTCAGGATGTTGGTAGGGACGCCCAGAGTAGGAACGGGAAGGTGCAGGGCGTAAGGCAGCCATGGCGCTGCGTAGGCGGGTGACGAAATCGGATGGTGGGAGTATGGCGGGAGTAGATGGGGGTGACACGAGGTCACCGGGCAACCGGAGCGCCATGCCATACACGAGCTCTGCCGAGGAACACTCGAAATCTGGCTTGAACGCAGAGCGGATTCCCAACAGGACAATGGGGAGGACTTCAGGCCAAGGAGTTTCGGGGGATGACCGTAATGCGgtcttgagctgccgatgaagtcTTTCCACAAGGCCGTTGGATGCGGGATGGTAAGCGGTTGTTCGAATGCGGCGAGTCCCAAGAGCGTTGGTAAGGCTGTAGAAAAGCGCCGACTCGAACTGCGGGCCCCGGTCAGTGGTGATAATCGACGGGACTCCGAATCTGGAGACCCACTCACGGAGAAGAGCCGCTGCGACAGTTGGGGCCGTGGAATCTGAGAGAGGAACTgcttccggccagcgggtatATCTGTCGATGATAGTGAGGATATATCTGAAACCTTGAGCTGGTGAAAGCGGGCCCACGAGGTCCACATGTATATGGTCGAAACGTTGATCGGGCGGGGGAAAAGGAGAAGGCGTCAGGCGAGTGTGGCGGTGAACTTTGTTTCGTTGGCAGGGCAGACAGGCCTTCACCCAACGGCTGATGTCGCTGTTCATACGCGGCCAGACGTAACGCTCGCAAATGGCCGCTCGCGTCGCGCGGACGCCGGTATGGCATGGAATGTGTCGAACACAGCGCGACGGAAGGCCCGAGGAAGGAAAGGGCGGGGACGTCCTTGGGAAGTGTCGCAGGCCACAAGCTTGGACGCGCCTGGCAACGCAATGCCTTGGATGACCAGGCCAGACGACGAGTTGGCGCGGAACGTGGCGAGTTCAGAATCCATGGATTGGGCTTCGGACAAGGCGTCCAAGGACAGCGTCGACGGAGATTTGGCAGAGTCAACGGTTGAGACAGATCTGCTGAGGGCGTCAGCGACTGGGTTGTTGGTGCCAGTGACGTGACGGATGTCTGATGTGAATTCAGCAATGTAGGCCAGATGTCGGGTTTCTCGTGGCGTATAACTGGTGCTGGCGGATGACAGGGCGTACGTAAGGGGCTTGTGATCGGTGAATATGATGAAAGAGCGTCCTTCCAGAAAGTGTCGAAAGTGCTTTACCGAGAGGTAAGCGGCCAGCAGCTCGCGGCCGAAGGTGCTATATCGCGTCTCAGGTGGTTTCAGCTTCTTCGAGAAAAAAGCGAGAGGTTGCCACCCGGATGAGACCTGTTGTTGCAACACGGCGCCAACCGCGGCACCCGAGGCGTCCACCATTAAGCTTGTGGGGGCGTCATGCCGAGGGTGGACAAGGAGTGTAGCTGCGGCGATATCGTCTCGGATCTTGTCAAAAGCCTTGGTAGCCTCTGCTGTCCATTGTAGGGTTGGTGGCGGAGGTTTGCGTGAACAGAGAAGCGCTTCCAGAGGCTGGAGCGTAGAGGCGCAGGCGGGCACAAAACGGCGATAGAAGTTAGCCATTCCGAGAAACTGCCGGAGCTTGGTGGCTGAAGTTGGGCGGGGAAAATCGCGGATGGCAGCTATCTTGGATGGTAGTGGTAAGATTCCCGCGCTGTTTATGCGATGGCCAAGAAAATCGAGCTCTGCTACACCGAACTCGCTTTTTGCAGCGTTGATGACGATGCCATGATGTTCCAGGCGTGCAAAGAGGGCGCGGAGGTGTTGGGCGTGGTCTTCTGCAGAGCGACTGGCCACCAGCAGGTCGTCTAGATAGGCGTACACGAAAGGGAGCCCGCGGGTGATAGAATCTATAAACCTTTGAAAGGTTTGGGCCGCGTTTCGCAACCCGAAGGGCATCCGTAAgaattcaaagaggccaaatgGGGTGGTGAGGGCTGTTTTAGGGATGTCCTCCGGCGCCATAGGAATCTGGTGGTACGCGCGAACCAAGTCAATTTTCGAAAACGTTGTGGCCCCTTCCAAGCTGGCTGCAAAATCGAGGATGTGCGGAATGGGGTAGCGGTCAGGGACGGTGATGCGGTTTAAAGCGCGGTGATCACCGCAAGGCCGCCAGTCGCCCGTTTTCTTAGGCACCATATGGAGGGGTGATGCCCAGGTGCTGGATGATGGGCGAATGATGCCGAGCTCCAACATGTGATCGAATTCGGCCTTGGCAATCCTGTACTTCTCGGGAGCGGGACGACGTGGTCGAAAGTGAACAGGAGGGCCAGTAGTGAGCACATGATGTAAAACGTCGTGTTGGACGGGCTGGTTCCAGTCAGGTGGTTTGGTGAGTGCGGGAAACTCCTTTAGTATGAGAGCATAAGGAGGAGATGGCTCAGCAAGCGAAAGAACTCGCTGGGGACTTGCCGGGGCGCGAATTCCGTGCACAGACAGGTGTGTCAAAGAGTCGACGAGGCGCTTCCCAGAAACGTCGACGAGTAGGTTAAAGTGGTGTAAGAAATCTGCTCCTAAGATCGCCTGGTGAACATCGGCGATCAGGAACAGCCAGCGGAAGGTTCGTCGCAATCCAAGGTTTAGGGTTAAGGACTTTTGGCCGTACACAGGGATGGTGGTTGAATTGGCCGCCTTGAGGGATAAGCAAGGTTCTCGGGAGCGGCGGCTGAGTTTCGAGGCAGGGATTACGCTAACTTCAGCGCCAGTATCCACGAGAAGACGCATGCCGGAGGTACGGTCCACGATGTGAAAAAGGCGGCAATCATTAGGGCCACGTCCACTCGCCGCCACTAGTGGTTGGCCGGCGGGTTTCCCGACCACGCGCAAGGTTGGAAGCAGTGTCGGGCTTCCTGGCCGAAGCGGTGATGGTGCCAGCAAAGCCCGTTCCTGTCGCGTGAACCTGGGCTGCGATGGCGAGGAGACCGGTTGCGGGAGCGGAAACGCTGGCGACGTGGCGACGGAGAGCGGGATCGAGTGGACAAAGCCGCCACTAATTGAGTCAGGTGAGCGACTTGTTGGGAAAGAGTGGCGAAATTCGAGTTGGCGTCAGGGAAGGGAGGTACACTTGGAGGAGCATCGACTTGAGGTGCTTGGACGGAATCCATGGTCATAGTAGCAGGTGATGCGACTTCCATGACTGCGTCAGCCAAACTCGCTAGTTCTTCAATGCCGAGGTTGTGAGTGCTGGCAAGAACCATCTTTACATTTTTAGGGAGCCGTTGGAGGAATAGCCCGCGGAGGAAACTGTTGGTACTGGCATTGCTTCCTTCACCGAGTAACTGTTTCATCCGGCGCAGCAGTTGGGTTGGGCGCAGGTCGCCTAGTTCTTCAGCTGacaacaactggtgacccggacgtggaACCCTAACGTTCCATCCGCCATAATGTCTACCGGCGATGCTCCCCCAACTGGACAAGCCTTAGCGACAACCGCAGTTACACCGGTATCCTCCATCGCCGTCAAACTTCCTCCGTATTGGGATCGCAAACCCGCGACGTGGTTTATTCAAGCGGAAGCACAGTTTCACCTCTCCGGCATCTCGGCCGAACGTACCAAGTATTACCACGTCATCGCggccctttcaccatcagcGGCAGAAGAAGTGTTTGATATCATTGCCAACCCTCCCGCCGATACCCCGTACCAAACCCTGAAAGCGGCACTCTTGAAGCGTACATCGCCGTCCGACCGCGCCCGTCTGCAACAGCTGTTGTCAGCTGAAGAACTAGGCGACCGGCGCCCAACCCAACTGCTGCGCCGGATGAAACAGTTACTCGGTGAAGGAAGCAATGCCAGTACCAACAGTTTCCTCCGCGAGCTATTCCTCCAACGGCTTCCTAAAAATGTCCAGATGGTTCTTGCCAGCACTCACAACCTCGGCATTGAAGAACTAGCGAGTTTGGCAGACGCAGTCATGGAAGTCGCATCACCTGCTACTATGACCATGGATTTTCGTCCAAGCACCTCAAGTCGATGCTCCTCCAAGTGTACCTCCCTTCCCTGACGCCAACTCGAATTTCGCCACTCTTTCCAACAATTCGCTCACCTGACTCAATTAGTGGCGGCTTTGTCCACTCGATCCCGCTCTCCGTCGCCACGTCGCCAGCGTTTCCGCTCCCGTTCCTACTCTGGGCGTCCCTACCAACATCCTGACCTGTGCAGCTCTACACACGTTTTCCTTCGCTGTGATAGAGTGTGAAAACCTCTGCAGCCCCCCTACACCGGCCCGCATCGCGTTTTGAGCCGAGCGGCCAGCTATTACACCGTTCTCGTCAACGGGAAAGAGGAAAATGTCAGCATCGAGCGCCTAAAGCCTGCTTTTCTCGACACCCATCCACCTCCCTCGACCTCTATCAACCTCGACCTCCATCGACCTCCCGAACCCGCCCTCTCAACTTCCTCGCCCGGCCCAGGCTTATCCCCTCCATCGACCATACGCCGTTCCGTGAGCTGGTCCAAAAACCTGGTCCGCACCCGTCGCCTTCCAGCGACGCGCTAGGAGGGGGGGAATTTGTGGCGGCTTTGCCATCGGCATCGCGGCGCCGCTGTTGTTGAGGCGCGAGCAAAATAAACGTTCGTACACTTGCTCCCTTGCGAGCTACCAGGAAGGTTGTCTCTTACCTGTGTCGCTACGTGAAGAAAAGAGTCGAAGACAGGCAGCAGGAGAAATAGGTGTGCTTCCCGTAAGCTGCCTCATACGGCGAAGTAACTGTGAAGGCTTTTGGTCGCCAAGTTCCTCTGCGCCCAGCAGTTGTTGTAAGCGGCGATGGATGGAGAGCGCTGTTCGATCAAGGAGCTCGCGCTTTAGCGTTTCATACGGAGCTTGCGCTGGTGGACTGAGAATGAGATCACGGATCTCAGCAGCGATTTCGACTGGAAGGGCGCTAACGGCGTGGCCAAATCTGGACGTCTGCGCTGTGATATGCCGGGCGTCGAATTGGCGCTCAACCTGCGCAAACCGAAGTTCCGGGTCTTGACTCCAAAATGGTGGGAGACGGAGGGAAACGGTCGGGTCTTCATGGGTAACGGCCGTGGCCGAAGTGCCAGGCGAAGTGTTGGTGCCAGATCGAAGGGTAGGCATGCCTGGGTCGTCTGGATGCGCGGAAGGTTGGTGCATATAGtcttcgggtcaccagttgtcgaGGAAAACGCGCACCACCGTGTCAGCAGTTATGTCGGCGATGGGAATggcttccggccagcgggtgaagcggtcaatgCAAGTGAAGGTGAAGTGAAAAGGTAGGCTTTGCCGGCAGATGGGGGAAGGGGACCCACCAGGTCCAGatgaacatgacggaaacgaGCATCGGGTGTAGGAAACGGTGATGGAGGCGAAAGTGTGTGGCGCTGAACTCTTGAGCGCTGACAGGCCAAACATAGgcgggcccaatcgcggacgtcTCGGTTCAGCGAGGGCCAGACAAAGCGAGCCGCAATGAGCTTTTGAGTGGCCTTGATTCCTGGGTGGTGCAGGGAGTGAAAAACGTCGAAGATGTGTCGTCGAAAATCTTGCGGAATGAGGGGTCGTGGGCTGCCGGTGGAAACGTCGCACAGCAAATGGTAAGGCGTTCCAGGGAAGGGAATTTTGTGGATGGACAGAGATTGTGGACAGAGTTCTTCAATGCCGAGGTTGTGAGTGCTGGCAAGAACCATCTGGACATTTTTAGGGAGCCGTTGGAGGAATAGCTCGCGGAGGAAACTGTTGGTACTGGCATTGCTTCCTTCACCGAGTAACTGTTTCATCCGGCGCAGCAGTTGGGTTGGGCGCCGGTCGCCTAGTTCTTCAGCTGACAACAGCTGTTGCAGACGGGCGCGGTCGGACGGCGATGTACGCTTCAAGAGTGCCGCTTTCAGGGTTTGGTACGGGGTATCGGCGGGAGGGTTGGCAATGATATCAAACACTTCTTCTGCCgctgatggtgaaagggccGCGATGACGTGGTAATACTTGGTACGTTCGGCCGAGATGCCGGAGAGGTGAAACTGTGCTTCCGCTTGAATAAACCACGTCGCGGGTTTGCGATCCCAATACGGAGGAAGTTTGACGGCGATGGAGGATACCGGTGTAACTGCGGTTGTCGCTAAGGCTTGTCCAGTTGGGGGAGCATCGCCGGTAGACATAATGGCGGATGGAACGTTAGGGTtccacgtccgggtcaccagttgtagcgACACAGGTAAGAGACAACCTTCCTGGTAGCTCGCAAGGGAGCAAGTGTACGAACGTTTATTTTGCTCGCGCCTCAACAACAGCGGCGCCGCGATGCCGATGGCAAAGCCGCCAcacactcagcgagcgatatacacctgggagggtgactgagcactcctcaatgccacagtgcaagccagtgaattacaaaaaggggggaaaagccattacaaaaaataagtaaatgatgctagacgtgtttgaaattcaaacttacagattaaaatggcttctatggctgcacgtagagaaacagatactcattgaacgatgcgacagcaccagaggacacgtgtttcgccgtgtttgcggctcgtcggctctgggtagctgcgcatcgttcgggattggcaaaccaggggtcactcagcgagtgatatacacctgggagggtgattgagcactcctcaatgccacagtgcaagccagtgaattataaaaagggggaaaagccattaaaaaaataagtaaatgatgctagacgtgtttgaaattcaaacttacagattaaaatggcttctatggctgcacatagagaaacagatactcattgaacgatgcgacagcaccagaggacatgtgtttcgccgtgtttgcggctcgtcggccctgggtagctgcgcatcgtccgggattggcaaaccaggggtcactcagcgagcgatatacacctgggagggtggctgagcactcctcaatgccacagtgcaagccagtgaattataaaaaggggggaaaagccatcaaaaaaataagtaaatgaagctagacgtgtttgaaattcaaacttacagattaaaatggcttctatggctgcacgtagagaaacagatactcattgaacgatgcgacagcaccagatgacacgtgtttcgccgtgtttgcggctcgtcggccctgggtagctgcgcatcgttcgggattggcaaaccaggggtcactcagcgagcgatatacacctaggagggtgactgagcactcctcaatgccacagtgcaagccagtgaattataaaaagggggggaaagccattaaaaaaaataagtaaatgatgctagacgtgtttgaaattcaaacttacagattaaaatggcttctatggctgcacgtagagaaacagatactcattgaacgacgcgacagcaccagaggacacgtgttccgcacacgtttttttttaatggctttttttttaatggcgcGGGCGCGGGTCGAGcgggagcgctctgtggtgcgcgtggcttctgaaagcaatttttaaacccgggaaaaaaggaaaccacaagccataacaacctcgaaccacttcagttgcgtctttttcgacatgtactacaacctCCTCATTGATATATGAGatctaaaaccgataattaaaaacttagaaaattaattaccgctaattaattgacatggggcgatgaaaaatatatttttggatagaccacacaactgccgaGCACGTACAGTTgattccatttgtgtagagcgctccgtttttttctttagacACTGGCTCTTTTTCTGtggaacatcctgtatataatatatagatatatatttgtaagccaaacgtcgccatgcaaGTACTAGGCAACTGTTtgggccttcttgggcctcatcagcagtacccAGGCAGGCAACTTtcagcggatggcgtcagaaggtcacgtaacacttgattgctcccgtcagggtgaggtaactgaccactgaaagcccagtgcaaagccagcaaaGTATACTAGTGGAAAAATAGCTGGAGCTCtttgctgcacgtatagcatatgtttgtaagccaaacgtcgccatgcaaGTACTAGGCAACTGTTtgggccttcttgggcctcatcagcagtacccAGGCAGGCAACTTtcagcggatggcgtcagaaggtcacgtaacacttgATTGCTCCCATCAGGGTGAGGTAACtgaccactgaaagcccagtgcaaagccagcaaaGTATACTAGTGGAAAAATAGCTGGAGCTCtttgctgcacgtatagcatatgtttgtaagtcaaacgtcgccatgccagtactggatagCTGTTCCGGCcatcttgggcctcatcagcagtacgcaggtcAGCGAAACGTCGTCCGATGGCTTCTGTTTATGTTCAGAGTCACAGGCCAGCTATAATCCCGCCACCATTTTCtccttcttcttgttttttgttttttatataAATACTTAACCTACATTTACAATCAGTTGCCTTCGTCACAAGATTATGTTGTACGGAAGGAAGTTGCGTTCTTAGGAACGCGCTCATTTCAGGAAAATCAAAAATATGAAACAAATTTCCTCAAAACAGAGGCATTCGGAGCTGCCACATCACGAAATATACTTGCCACCAATTTATTTCATTGGTGGATTAAAATAAATGGCGGGCGGATTAAATGATGCAGCATGCAGATTAAAATTTCTGCACACAGACTATGTGATTTGGTGCCCGGATTCAAAATTTTGCATTCAGATTAAATGGTATAGCTGATGTGGTATGGTATGGGTGGTACTTTGGCAGGTGGATTATTTACTCTGGCGCCTAAATTAAGAATTTGGCAAAAGGAataaaatgaatggaaaaacgTGTAAAggtaagaagaaaaaatgtaTCAAGCGAAAGCTACCATGCATAGCTAGGAAGCGATGATCTCCGTGATCTTCTGGTACGTCTTCAACACCACGCGAACGATTGAGAAATAGGCTGCGCTAGTACTGCATTGTGGAAGTTCCTAAATCGCTTTTTGCTGGACGTTATGTTTGTCGTAATACATTTCGATGTCTTTCAATCTGCCATTGTGTAATGCCGTCACTTCTTACCCTGCGTAGCCCGTCAGCCAAGGCGTAGCACAAGTGCAGTACCGCACAAATTCTCTTCGCTTCCTAATGATAATAATGACAACAAATGAAATAATAAACACAGAAGCTGAAAATAATGTCAATCCCGACATACCTTGAGGCTCATTCACGCATGCGTTTCTTGAGGCGGCGCCGCGTCTTCCCATACGCGACGCATTCCCAGAACCTTTTTGAGAGGGCTTCGAGCCGCAGCTCTCGACAGCTGATTCCCAAATATTTTCCATTCAGCCAATAGGGGTATTCACGGAGGGGCAGAAATGGCTTCGTTAGGCGCCGGCGGACCTCCCAGCACAAGAGCAATACCGCGCGGGGATGTTTTGTCCTTTTGTGTGTCCGTTTGGTGCGACCGCGTAAATGAATTCCTCGTCACGAAAACTGGTTCACGGCGAGCTGGGGGTTTGGGGAACCACAGAATCAACGAAAATAAATGCGACCTTGAGTGTGACCATGTGCGTTGGTCGCCGACAGGTAAATATTCGTCTCACTTCTTCTGAAGTTCCTCTTCTGCGTCTGTATTATacggggtgttttttttttaatcaggaCATATTGTTTTTAAAAacactatgagagcagcatgaaTGTCGTTTTCGCAGTTGTGTTATACgtccaggcggacatcctttgTAAGAAAGTATGCGTCtacaagatcactaattacctaaaaatcagTAATTAACTCCTTAGTTAGGGTATATCAGGAAAAGCAAGTTCGCAACCAGCCAGTCGGTGATGCTCATAAATAAATTTTCTGATAACACTAGAATGAGAGACTGTCtcagttgaaagccattccacgtttaaaaaatcctgacaAAGGTGCGTTGCTTTAAAATCGTTAAACTTTCATACAGAaacgagccgaaaccgaaaccgcggcgatctGAAAGCAAGGGAGCGCAGCGCTTATTTCGCGTCAGAAGGCCGCATGACTAGGAGGGATGGAGATGATCGGAGTAGGTGCccatctgctggccagataaaccgctttccggcccctTCAGATAAGCCTTCATCAGCAAAGGTGATGCGCCAAAGACTCTTTTTAGTGCgtttttggctcatttgcataccgaaattcagttatggatatttcacggcacgcactctttccttcttttttttaaggtgGAGTGAATTTTTACCAGGACTGTCTCTCGTGCAGCTATTTCGCTTTTGCCCGTACCTCCCTAACGAAAGACTTAGTTcataaattttaggtaattactaGTCATCTTGTGGTTACGTACTCTCTTCCAAAGGATGTCCGTCTGGCCTTAGaattcaactgcaaaaacaacatctacaCTGCTCTCGTAGCCTTTTAATAAAAAATCGGTCCCGataagaaaagagagagaaaaaattaaaaagaaacacctgGTAGTGTGACACATATGTCTTTCTGATGATTCATGATTGCTGACGATTCAAGCAGAAATGGTTCACGGGGTAAATATGGACGGAGGGACAGAAGTGTCTGTACAATCCTGACATAGCAACAACATGGTTCCGCGTTTGCACGCTGGCGGCTCGGCATTGTGTAACCGGTTCCCCTCGACTGCGCTGCGAACACTGAGGCGCCACAGCTTTTTGA is from Ornithodoros turicata isolate Travis chromosome 8, ASM3712646v1, whole genome shotgun sequence and encodes:
- the LOC135367519 gene encoding uncharacterized protein LOC135367519; this encodes MSTGDAPPTGQALATTAVTPVSSIAVKLPPYWDRKPATWFIQAEAQFHLSGISAERTKYYHVIAALSPSAAEEVFDIIANPPADTPYQTLKAALLKRTSPSDRARLQQLLSAEELGDRRPTQLLRRMKQLLGEGSNASTNSFLRELFLQRLPKNVQMVLASTHNLGIEELASLADAVMEVASPATMTMDFRPSTSSRCSSKCTSLP